A window of the Hymenobacter sp. GOD-10R genome harbors these coding sequences:
- a CDS encoding recombinase family protein — translation MKLGYARVSTSEQVLDLQLDALRQAGCEHLFTDTVSGVQAHKPNWERLLAYARPGDTLVIWRLDRLGRATKHLIAVVEDLRCRQLHLISLHDPIDTTSPGGQLVFQIFCALAEHERNVLVQRTRAGLHAARARGRQGGRPPGLTPRYQKIAPAVKALYEAGQQSTRQLMGYFYIGSRRTLYKMLRFAGCQFPEKAELSMGTPKNQALP, via the coding sequence ATGAAACTCGGCTACGCCCGCGTCAGCACCAGTGAACAAGTCCTGGACCTGCAACTCGACGCGCTGCGCCAAGCCGGCTGCGAGCATCTGTTCACCGATACCGTCTCCGGCGTGCAAGCCCACAAACCCAATTGGGAACGATTGCTCGCCTATGCCCGGCCCGGCGACACCCTCGTTATCTGGCGGCTGGACCGGCTGGGCCGCGCCACCAAGCACCTGATTGCGGTCGTGGAGGACCTCAGGTGTCGCCAACTGCACCTGATTTCCCTGCACGACCCGATTGACACGACTTCGCCCGGCGGGCAACTCGTGTTTCAGATTTTTTGCGCCCTGGCCGAGCACGAGCGCAACGTGCTCGTGCAGCGCACCCGCGCCGGGCTGCACGCCGCCCGCGCCCGCGGCCGGCAGGGGGGGCGGCCGCCGGGCCTGACCCCGCGCTACCAAAAAATCGCGCCCGCGGTCAAGGCGTTGTACGAAGCAGGCCAGCAGTCCACCCGCCAGCTGATGGGCTACTTTTACATCGGCAGCCGCCGCACCCTCTATAAAATGCTGCGCTTCGCCGGCTGTCAGTTTCCGGAAAAGGCCGAGCTTTCCATGGGTACACCGAAAAACCAAGCACTGCCGTAG
- a CDS encoding PAS domain-containing protein: MLPQPPTPAAAAALPAPDDLLRAVVDTSLTGLILFQPMYAPHNPAEMVDLAYVQLNPAAQRMLQLPEHPANTFLTLYPNAREAGIFAFYRTTFLSGEPARYDVNYQHDGLDNYFQLAGRRVGELLLVSFSDTRDQPRTAVEVALRASQAAEQAARADAEAQRQRFYEVLLQVPAQVATYHGPDHVFSFVNPRYQAYFPDQALRGRPLREALPEALAQGFVGLLNHVFQTGEPYYSPEQEFWLGSAGTGPPEQLFLNAFFCPLRDAQGRIDGLLDFSYDVTEQVRARRQVEQLNQQLEERVQERTHETQAARAQAEWQRARLEQFFMQAPAAICVFDGPDFRYELVNPAYQALFAGRPQLGLTLLDALPELAGQRALRTLQQVYDTGQTHREAGVLVRLARPGDGQLEDRYFDYIQQARR, from the coding sequence ATGCTCCCCCAGCCCCCGACGCCAGCCGCCGCTGCCGCTTTGCCAGCCCCCGACGACCTGCTGCGGGCCGTGGTCGACACTTCGCTTACCGGCCTCATCCTCTTCCAGCCCATGTACGCGCCCCACAACCCGGCCGAAATGGTTGACCTGGCTTACGTGCAGCTTAACCCCGCCGCCCAGCGCATGCTGCAGCTGCCCGAGCACCCCGCCAACACGTTCCTGACGCTCTACCCGAACGCCCGTGAAGCCGGCATTTTCGCCTTTTACCGCACCACCTTCCTTTCGGGGGAGCCCGCCCGCTACGACGTGAATTACCAGCACGACGGGCTCGACAATTATTTCCAGCTCGCCGGGCGGCGCGTGGGGGAGCTGCTGCTGGTCAGCTTCTCCGACACCCGCGACCAGCCCCGCACCGCCGTGGAAGTGGCCCTGCGCGCGAGCCAGGCCGCCGAGCAGGCCGCCCGCGCCGACGCCGAGGCCCAGCGCCAGCGGTTTTACGAGGTGCTCCTGCAAGTGCCGGCTCAGGTCGCCACTTACCACGGCCCCGACCACGTGTTCTCCTTTGTCAATCCGCGCTACCAGGCCTATTTTCCGGACCAGGCGCTGCGGGGTCGCCCCCTGCGGGAGGCCCTGCCCGAAGCCCTAGCGCAAGGCTTTGTCGGCTTGCTTAATCACGTGTTTCAGACCGGCGAGCCGTATTACAGCCCCGAGCAGGAATTTTGGCTGGGCTCGGCGGGCACCGGGCCGCCCGAGCAGTTGTTTCTGAATGCGTTTTTCTGTCCCCTGCGGGATGCGCAGGGCCGCATCGACGGCCTGCTGGACTTCTCCTACGACGTGACCGAGCAGGTGCGGGCCCGCCGGCAGGTCGAGCAGCTCAACCAGCAGCTGGAAGAGCGGGTGCAGGAACGCACCCACGAAACGCAGGCGGCCCGTGCCCAGGCCGAGTGGCAGCGCGCCCGCCTCGAACAGTTTTTCATGCAGGCCCCGGCCGCCATTTGCGTCTTCGATGGGCCCGACTTCCGCTACGAGCTGGTGAACCCCGCCTACCAGGCCCTGTTTGCCGGCCGGCCCCAGCTGGGCCTCACCCTGCTCGACGCCCTGCCCGAGCTGGCCGGCCAGCGCGCCCTGCGCACGCTGCAGCAGGTGTACGACACCGGCCAGACCCACCGCGAAGCGGGCGTGCTGGTGCGCCTGGCCCGACCCGGCGACGGCCAGCTGGAGGACCGCTACTTCGACTACATTCAGCAGGCCCGGCGCTAG
- a CDS encoding PAS domain-containing sensor histidine kinase, with protein sequence MLVFAYEVTDQTRARQRTEALQAELLAAAQRQVQARETFYQVFEETPALICILRGPEHRYEYLNSAYQRHFPGRQLTGRPVAEALPETVEQGFIALLDGVYHTGQTYFGQELLLTIEATATAPAQADYYNLTYQAYREQGQIVGVCVFAYVVTEQVLARQQVEQLNQELEARVQERTRQVDAAQAATEHERAQLQAVLAQAPVAIALFAGEDLRVTSVNAAISTLWGYPPEHVVGRPLLEAVPELQGQGFDDLLRQVLHTRVPFIGTETPALLQRAGQLHTTYFNFVYQPLYEADGQVTSVLCLAVDVTEQVLARQQVEQLNQVLEARVQARTRELQTLFAQAPMALVVLRGPQFLIEQANAQAGHIWGVAVADVLGRPHFEAIPGSGGQGFEQLLTGVLATGEAVVLREVLIKLARAHTGQPSEGYYNVIFKPLFNEGQPQATGIVVMWTETTDQVLARQQVQDLNEELAAINEELAAINEELTVTNEELHESNQQLTRTNVDLDNFIYTASHDLKAPITNIEGLLLALEHELPAAARPGDVPLMLTLMQEAVERFRRTINHLTDLSRLQKEHNPDADAVVLAPVVEAVRLDLSPLLTHTQGQLTVTIPKGLTVTFAEKNLRSVVYNLLSNAFKYHHPDRLPAVQLRGSLTDDYAVLEVQDNGLGLDLAQGQEKLFAMFQRLHTHVEGTGVGLYMVKRILENAGGRIEVDSQLGQGSTFRVYFPR encoded by the coding sequence GTGCTGGTGTTTGCCTACGAAGTCACCGACCAGACCCGGGCCCGCCAGCGCACCGAGGCCCTGCAGGCCGAGCTGCTGGCCGCCGCGCAGCGCCAAGTGCAGGCGCGCGAAACCTTCTACCAGGTGTTCGAGGAAACCCCGGCCCTCATCTGCATCCTGCGCGGCCCGGAGCACCGCTACGAGTACCTGAACAGCGCCTACCAACGGCATTTTCCCGGCCGCCAACTGACCGGCCGCCCCGTGGCCGAGGCGCTGCCCGAAACGGTGGAGCAGGGCTTCATCGCGCTGCTCGACGGCGTGTACCACACGGGCCAGACCTACTTTGGCCAGGAGCTGCTGCTCACCATCGAGGCCACCGCCACCGCCCCGGCCCAGGCCGACTACTACAACCTGACCTACCAGGCCTACCGCGAGCAGGGACAGATTGTGGGCGTCTGCGTCTTTGCCTACGTCGTGACGGAGCAGGTGTTGGCCCGCCAGCAGGTCGAGCAACTCAACCAAGAGCTGGAAGCCCGGGTGCAGGAGCGCACCCGGCAAGTAGACGCCGCGCAGGCCGCCACCGAGCACGAGCGGGCCCAGTTGCAAGCGGTGCTCGCCCAGGCCCCGGTGGCCATTGCCTTGTTTGCGGGGGAGGATTTGCGCGTCACCTCGGTCAACGCCGCGATCTCGACGCTGTGGGGCTACCCCCCCGAGCACGTGGTGGGCCGGCCGCTGCTGGAAGCCGTGCCCGAGCTGCAAGGCCAGGGCTTCGACGACTTGCTGCGGCAGGTGCTGCACACCCGGGTGCCCTTTATCGGCACGGAAACGCCCGCCCTGCTGCAGCGGGCGGGCCAGCTCCACACGACCTATTTCAACTTCGTCTACCAACCGCTCTACGAGGCCGATGGCCAGGTGACCAGCGTGCTCTGCCTGGCCGTGGACGTGACCGAGCAAGTATTGGCCCGCCAACAGGTCGAGCAGCTGAACCAAGTGCTGGAAGCCCGGGTGCAGGCGCGCACCCGCGAGTTGCAAACCCTGTTTGCGCAGGCCCCGATGGCCCTGGTGGTGCTGCGCGGCCCGCAGTTTCTCATTGAGCAAGCCAACGCTCAGGCCGGGCACATCTGGGGCGTGGCGGTGGCCGACGTGCTGGGCCGCCCCCACTTCGAGGCCATTCCCGGCTCGGGGGGCCAAGGCTTTGAGCAACTGCTGACGGGCGTGCTGGCCACGGGCGAGGCCGTGGTGCTGCGCGAGGTACTCATCAAGCTGGCCCGCGCCCACACCGGCCAGCCCAGCGAGGGCTATTACAACGTCATCTTCAAGCCCCTCTTCAACGAGGGCCAGCCGCAGGCCACGGGCATCGTGGTGATGTGGACCGAAACCACCGACCAGGTGCTGGCCCGCCAACAGGTGCAGGACCTGAACGAGGAGCTGGCCGCCATCAACGAGGAGCTGGCCGCCATCAACGAGGAGCTGACGGTCACCAACGAGGAACTGCACGAGAGCAACCAACAGCTTACGCGCACCAACGTGGACCTGGACAACTTCATCTACACGGCCAGCCACGACCTGAAGGCCCCGATCACCAACATCGAGGGGCTGCTGCTGGCCCTGGAGCACGAGCTGCCCGCCGCCGCTCGCCCCGGCGACGTGCCCCTGATGCTGACCCTGATGCAGGAGGCCGTGGAGCGCTTTCGGCGCACCATCAATCACCTGACCGACCTGAGCCGCCTGCAAAAAGAGCACAACCCCGATGCTGACGCCGTGGTCTTGGCCCCGGTGGTCGAAGCCGTGCGCCTGGACCTGAGCCCGCTGCTCACTCACACCCAAGGCCAGCTGACGGTGACGATTCCCAAGGGCCTGACCGTGACGTTTGCCGAGAAGAACCTGCGGAGTGTGGTCTACAACCTCTTGAGCAACGCCTTCAAGTACCACCACCCCGACCGCCTGCCCGCCGTGCAGCTGCGCGGCTCACTCACCGACGACTACGCCGTGCTGGAAGTGCAGGACAACGGCCTGGGGCTGGACTTGGCGCAGGGCCAGGAGAAGCTCTTCGCCATGTTTCAGCGCCTGCATACCCATGTCGAAGGCACCGGCGTGGGCCTCTACATGGTCAAGCGCATCCTGGAAAATGCGGGCGGCCGCATTGAGGTAGACAGCCAGCTGGGGCAAGGCTCTACCTTCCGGGTTTATTTTCCCCGTTAA
- a CDS encoding response regulator: protein MSKIPAVLLVDDDPTTNFLNKKLLLRLGVTDNIRVALNGQEALHEMREHCQEQPTDCPVLVFLDINMPVMNGIQFMEAYQQLPVEEQRAVVVVMLTTSVSPRDQQRVQELPIADYLDKPLTQQQVERVLAQHFAE from the coding sequence ATGTCCAAGATTCCCGCCGTACTGCTGGTCGATGACGACCCCACTACCAACTTTCTCAATAAAAAGCTCTTGCTACGCCTGGGCGTTACCGACAACATCCGCGTCGCGCTCAATGGACAGGAGGCCCTGCATGAGATGCGGGAACACTGCCAAGAGCAGCCGACCGACTGCCCGGTATTGGTCTTTTTGGACATTAACATGCCCGTCATGAACGGCATCCAGTTTATGGAGGCCTACCAGCAGCTGCCCGTTGAGGAGCAGCGGGCCGTGGTCGTGGTGATGCTCACCACCTCGGTGAGTCCGCGGGACCAGCAGCGGGTGCAGGAGCTGCCCATTGCCGACTACCTGGACAAGCCCCTAACGCAGCAGCAGGTGGAGCGCGTGCTAGCGCAACACTTCGCTGAGTAA